A window of the Nycticebus coucang isolate mNycCou1 chromosome 3, mNycCou1.pri, whole genome shotgun sequence genome harbors these coding sequences:
- the LPAR2 gene encoding lysophosphatidic acid receptor 2 produces MGQCYYNETIGFFYNNSGKELSSHWRPKDVVVVALGLTVSVLVLLTNLLVIAAIASNRRFHQPIYYLLGNLAAADLFAGVAYLFLMFHTGPRTARLSLEGWFVRQGLLDTSLTASVATLLAIAVERHRSVMAVQLHSRLPRGRVVMLIVGVWMAALGLGLLPAHSWHCLCALDRCSRMAPLLSRSYLAVWALSSLLVFLLMVAVYTRIFFYVRRRVQRMADHVSCHPRYRETTLSLVKTVVIILGAFVICWTPGQVVLLLDGLGCKSCNVLAVEKYFLLLAEANSLVNAAVYSCRDAEMRRTFRRLLCCVCLRRSTHKSARYPSSTQTGASTRIMLPENGHSLMDSTL; encoded by the exons ATGGGCCAGTGCTACTACAACGAGACCATTGGCTTCTTCTACAACAACAGTGGCAAGGAGCTAAGTTCTCACTGGCGGCCCAAAGATGTGGTTGTGGTGGCCCTGGGGCTGACTGTCAGTGTGCTGGTGCTGCTGACCAACCTGCTGGTCATAGCAGCCATTGCCTCCAACCGCCGCTTCCACCAGCCCATTTACTACCTGCTTGGCAACCTGGCTGCAGCTGACCTCTTTGCTGGCGTGGCCTACCTCTTCCTCATGTTCCATACAGGTCCGCGCACAGCACGGCTCTCACTTGAGGGCTGGTTTGTGCGGCAGGGCCTGCTAGACACAAGCCTGACGGCTTCAGTGGCCACACTGCTCGCCATTGCCGTGGAGCGGCACCGCAGCGTGATGGCTGTGCAGCTGCACAGCCGCCTGCCCCGTGGCCGTGTGGTCATGCTCATCGTGGGCGTGTGGATGGCAGCTCTGGGCCTTGGGCTACTGCCTGCCCATTCCTGGCATTGCCTCTGTGCCTTGGACCGCTGTTCACGCATGGCCCCCTTGCTCAGCCGCTCCTACCTAGCTGTCTGGGCACTGTCCAGCTTGCTTGTCTTCCTACTCATGGTAGCCGTGTATACCCGCATTTTCTTCTATGTGCGGCGGCGTGTGCAGCGCATGGCAGACCACGTCAGCTGCCACCCCCGCTACCGCGAGACCACGCTCAGCCTGGTCAAGACTGTTGTCATCATCCTGG GAGCCTTTGTGATCTGCTGGACACCAGGCCAGGTGGTGCTGCTCCTGGATGGTCTGGGCTGCAAATCCTGCAATGTCCTGGCTGTAGAGAAGTACTTCCTACTGTTGGCTGAGGCCAACTCGCTGGTCAATGCTGCAGTGTACTCATGCCGAGATGCTGAGATGCGCCGCACTTTCCGCCGCCTCCTCTGCTGTGTGTGTCTCCGCCGGTCCACCCACAAGTCTGCCCGCTATCCGTCCTCTACCCAGACAGGTGCCAGCACTCGCATCATGCTTCCTGAAAATGGCCACTCTCTGATGGACTCTACCCTTTAG
- the GMIP gene encoding GEM-interacting protein isoform X2 — protein MDAAEPAPEGRKRYSDIFQSLDNLEISLGNVTLEMLAGDPVLSGDPEPNKAPPAIVTNEASCWSGPSSEGPAPLTGEELDLRLIRTKGGVDAALDYAKTWTRYAKELLAWTEKRASYELEFAKSIMKIAEAGKVSIQQQSHMPLQYIYTLFLEHDLSLGALAMETVAQQKRDYCQPLAAKRTEIEKWRKEFKEQWVKEQKRMNEAVQALRRAQLQYVQRSEDLRARSHGSPEDTAPQASPGPSKQQERRRRSREEAQAKAHEAEALYQACVREANARQQDLETTKQRIVSHVRKLVLQGDEVLRRVTLGLFGLLGAQAERGPRAFAALAECCAPFEPGQRYQEFVRAKQPEAPPPPPPAFSFQEFVSSMHSSPLDIRKKLSGPLPPRLDESLTEPGTWEDSGTSWQGTPGPTPGSDVDSVGGGSESRSMDSPTSSPGPDTRRLVKVSSIGTESSDDFEERDPDLGDGLENGLGSPFRKWTLSSAAQTHRLRRLRGPAKCRECEAFMVSGTECEECFLTCHKRCLETLLILCGHKRLPTRTPLFGVDFLQLPRDFPEEVPFVVTRCTAEIEHRALGVQGIYRVSGSRVRVERLCQAFENGRALVELSGNSPHDVSSVLKRFLQELTDPVIPFHLYDAFISLAKTLHADPGDNPGNPSPSPEVICSLKTLLVQLPDSNYNTLRHLVAHLFRVAARFEENKMSANNLGIVFGPTLLRPPDGPWAAGSIPVTCLLDSGHQAQLVEFLIVHYEQIFGMDELPLATEPLYQDSSSAPGPLTTSPELLLPHLGPDLKSPALALDPDPDPNLQSALEKHPIAMPPEIPTVQSNQREEEPEDTKDDGEASSQGPEDLLLGTQSRGHFSRQPVKYPRGGVRPVTHQLSSLALVASKLCEETPVTSVPRGSLRGRGPGAAATSHEGSPLRRAPLPKHFEITQETARLLSKLDSEAVPRATCFPDPQPEEAEEHL, from the exons ATGGATGCAGCAGAGCCGG CTCCTGAGGGCAGGAAGAGGTATAGTGACATCTTCCAGAGCCTGGACAACCTTGAAATCTCACTGGGGAACGT GACCCTTGAGATGCTGGCTGGAGACCCTGTGCTCTCAGGAGACCCAGAACCTAACAAAGCTCCCCCAGCCATTGTG ACCAATGAAGCCAGCTGTTGGAGTGGCCCCTCTTCAGAGGGTCCTGCACCCCTAACAG GGGAGGAACTGGACTTGCGACTCATTCGGACCAAGGGGGGTGTGGATGCAGCCCTGGACTATGCCAAGACCTGGACCCGCTATGCCAAGGAGCTGCTGGCCTGGACAGAGAAGAGAGCCAGCTATG AGCTGGAGTTTGCTAAAAGCATCATGAAGATCGCTGAAGCTGGCAAAGTGTCCATACAGCAGCAG AGCCACATGCCACTGCAATACATCTATACCCTGTTTCTGGAGCATGACCTCAGCCTGGGCGCCCTGGCCATGGAGACAGTGGCCCAGCAGAAAAGAGACTACTGCCAG CCCCTGGCTGCCAAACGGACTGAGATTGAGAAGTGGCGGAAGGAGTTCAAGGAGCAATGGGTGAAAGAACAGAAGCGGATG aaTGAGGCAGTGCAGGCGCTGCGGCGGGCCCAGCTCCAGTATGTGCAGCGCAGCGAGGACCTGCGGGCTCGCTCGCATGGGTCGCCTGAAGATACAGCCCCCCAGGCGTCGCCTGGACCTAGCAAGCAGCAGGAGCGGCGGCGGCGCTCACGAGAGGAGGCTCAGGCCAAG GCGCATGAGGCAGAGGCTCTATACCAGGCCTGCGTCCGTGAGGCCAACGCGCGGCAGCAAGACCTGGAGACCACCAAACAGCGGATTGTATCCCATGTACGCAAGCTGGTGTTGCAGGGGGACGAAGTGCTGAGACGG GTGACCCTGGGCCTGTTCGGACTGCTCGGGGCGCAGGCCGAGCGTGGCCCCCGTGCCTTCGCTGCCCTGGCCGAGTGCTGCGCGCCCTTCGAGCCTGGCCAGCGCTACCAGGAGTTCGTGCGGGCAAAGCAACCTGAAGCCCCGCCGCCCCCACCGCCCGCCTTCTCCTTCCAGGAATTCGTTTCCTCCATGCACAG CTCCCCTCTGGACATTAGGAAAAAGCTCTCAGGACCCCTACCTCCAAGGCTGGATGAGAGTTTGACTGAGCCAGGCACTTGGGAGGACTCAGGCACAAGCTGGCAGG GGACTCCAGGCCCCACTCCAGGCAGTGATGTGGACAGTGTGGGCGGTGGCAGTGAGTCTCGGTCCATGGACTCTCCTACTTCTAGCCCAG GCCCTGACACACGGCGGCTGGTAAAAGTTTCATCGATAGGCACCGAGTCCTCAGATGACTTTGAGGAGCGAGACCCTG ACCTAGGAGACGGGCTAGAGAATGGGCTGGGCAGCCCCTTCAGGAAGTGGACACTGTCCAGTGCAGCTCAGACACACCGGCTGCGGCGGCTGCGAGGCCCAGCCAAGTGCCGTGAGTGTGAAGCCTTCATGGTCAGCGGAACCGAGTGTGAGGAG TGCTTTCTGACCTGCCACAAGCGCTGCCTTGAGACTCTGCTGATCCTCTGCGGACACAAACGACTTCCCACACGGACACCCCTCTTTGGGGTTGACTTCCTGCAACTGCCCAGGGACTTCCCGGAAGAAGTTCCCTTTGTGGTCACCAGGTGCACAGCTGAGATAGAACACCGCGCCCTGGGTGTGCAG GGCATTTACCGGGTCAGTGGTTCCCGGGTTCGAGTGGAGCGGCTGTGCCAGGCTTTTGAGAATGGCCGTGCATTGGTGGAGTTGTCAGGAAACTCACCTCATGATGTCTCGAGTGTCCTCAAGCGATTTCTCCAGGAG CTCACCGACCCCGTGATACCCTTCCACCTCTACGACGCCTTCATCTCACTGGCTAAGACCTTGCATGCAGACCCTGGGGACAACCCTGggaaccccagccccagccctgaggTTATCTGCTCACTGAAGACCCTCTTGGTACAGCTGCCTGACTCTAACTACAACACTCTGCGCCATCTGGTGGCCCATCTGTTCAG GGTGGCTGCACGGTTTGAGGAAAACAAGATGTCTGCCAACAATTTGGGCATTGTATTTGGACCAACACTGTTGCGGCCACCAGATGGTCCATGGGCAGCTGGCTCCATTCCTGTCACCTGCCTGCTGGACTCAGGACACCAGGCCCAGCTTGTCGAGTTCCTCATTGTGCACTATGAGCAGATCTTTGGGATGGATGAGCTCCCCCTGGCCACTGAGCCTCTGTACCAAGATTCCAGCTCAGCTCCTGGACCCCTCACAACCAGCCCTGAGCTGCTACTGCCACACCTTGGCCCAGACCTCAAGTCCCCAGCCCTAGCCTTGGACCCTGACCCAGACCCCAATCTCCAGAGTGCCCTGGAGAAGCATCCCATCGCCATGCCCCCAGAG ATTCCAACTGTACAGAGTAACCAGAGAGAGGAAGAGCCCGAAGACACCAAAGATGATGGGGAAG CATCCAGTCAAGGCCCTGAGGACTTACTCCTGGGAACACAGTCTCGTGGCCACTTCAGTCGCCAGCCAGTGAAGTATCCCCGAGGGGGTGTGCGGCCTGTCACCCACCAGCTGTCCAGCTTGGCCCTGGTGGCTTCCAAGCTGTGTGAAGAGACCCCAGTCACATCAGTGCCCAGAGGAAGTTTGCGAGGGCGGGGACCTGGTGCTGCTGCCACCTCCCATGAGGGCAGCCCCCTGCGCCGTGCCCCACTGCCTAAGCATTTTGAGATCACCCAGGAGACAGCCCGGCTACTCTCTAAACTGGACAGTGAGGCTGTGCCCAGGGCCACCTGCTTCCCAGACCCCCAGCCTGAGGAAGCTGAGGAGCATCTCTGA
- the GMIP gene encoding GEM-interacting protein isoform X1: MGRGRQWLAHVLCSLSTCFPSAPEGRKRYSDIFQSLDNLEISLGNVTLEMLAGDPVLSGDPEPNKAPPAIVTNEASCWSGPSSEGPAPLTGEELDLRLIRTKGGVDAALDYAKTWTRYAKELLAWTEKRASYELEFAKSIMKIAEAGKVSIQQQSHMPLQYIYTLFLEHDLSLGALAMETVAQQKRDYCQPLAAKRTEIEKWRKEFKEQWVKEQKRMNEAVQALRRAQLQYVQRSEDLRARSHGSPEDTAPQASPGPSKQQERRRRSREEAQAKAHEAEALYQACVREANARQQDLETTKQRIVSHVRKLVLQGDEVLRRVTLGLFGLLGAQAERGPRAFAALAECCAPFEPGQRYQEFVRAKQPEAPPPPPPAFSFQEFVSSMHSSPLDIRKKLSGPLPPRLDESLTEPGTWEDSGTSWQGTPGPTPGSDVDSVGGGSESRSMDSPTSSPGPDTRRLVKVSSIGTESSDDFEERDPDLGDGLENGLGSPFRKWTLSSAAQTHRLRRLRGPAKCRECEAFMVSGTECEECFLTCHKRCLETLLILCGHKRLPTRTPLFGVDFLQLPRDFPEEVPFVVTRCTAEIEHRALGVQGIYRVSGSRVRVERLCQAFENGRALVELSGNSPHDVSSVLKRFLQELTDPVIPFHLYDAFISLAKTLHADPGDNPGNPSPSPEVICSLKTLLVQLPDSNYNTLRHLVAHLFRVAARFEENKMSANNLGIVFGPTLLRPPDGPWAAGSIPVTCLLDSGHQAQLVEFLIVHYEQIFGMDELPLATEPLYQDSSSAPGPLTTSPELLLPHLGPDLKSPALALDPDPDPNLQSALEKHPIAMPPEIPTVQSNQREEEPEDTKDDGEASSQGPEDLLLGTQSRGHFSRQPVKYPRGGVRPVTHQLSSLALVASKLCEETPVTSVPRGSLRGRGPGAAATSHEGSPLRRAPLPKHFEITQETARLLSKLDSEAVPRATCFPDPQPEEAEEHL; encoded by the exons ATGGGTAGAGGGAGGCAGTGGTTGGCCCATGTATTATGCTCCCTTTCCACATGTTTTCCCTCAGCTCCTGAGGGCAGGAAGAGGTATAGTGACATCTTCCAGAGCCTGGACAACCTTGAAATCTCACTGGGGAACGT GACCCTTGAGATGCTGGCTGGAGACCCTGTGCTCTCAGGAGACCCAGAACCTAACAAAGCTCCCCCAGCCATTGTG ACCAATGAAGCCAGCTGTTGGAGTGGCCCCTCTTCAGAGGGTCCTGCACCCCTAACAG GGGAGGAACTGGACTTGCGACTCATTCGGACCAAGGGGGGTGTGGATGCAGCCCTGGACTATGCCAAGACCTGGACCCGCTATGCCAAGGAGCTGCTGGCCTGGACAGAGAAGAGAGCCAGCTATG AGCTGGAGTTTGCTAAAAGCATCATGAAGATCGCTGAAGCTGGCAAAGTGTCCATACAGCAGCAG AGCCACATGCCACTGCAATACATCTATACCCTGTTTCTGGAGCATGACCTCAGCCTGGGCGCCCTGGCCATGGAGACAGTGGCCCAGCAGAAAAGAGACTACTGCCAG CCCCTGGCTGCCAAACGGACTGAGATTGAGAAGTGGCGGAAGGAGTTCAAGGAGCAATGGGTGAAAGAACAGAAGCGGATG aaTGAGGCAGTGCAGGCGCTGCGGCGGGCCCAGCTCCAGTATGTGCAGCGCAGCGAGGACCTGCGGGCTCGCTCGCATGGGTCGCCTGAAGATACAGCCCCCCAGGCGTCGCCTGGACCTAGCAAGCAGCAGGAGCGGCGGCGGCGCTCACGAGAGGAGGCTCAGGCCAAG GCGCATGAGGCAGAGGCTCTATACCAGGCCTGCGTCCGTGAGGCCAACGCGCGGCAGCAAGACCTGGAGACCACCAAACAGCGGATTGTATCCCATGTACGCAAGCTGGTGTTGCAGGGGGACGAAGTGCTGAGACGG GTGACCCTGGGCCTGTTCGGACTGCTCGGGGCGCAGGCCGAGCGTGGCCCCCGTGCCTTCGCTGCCCTGGCCGAGTGCTGCGCGCCCTTCGAGCCTGGCCAGCGCTACCAGGAGTTCGTGCGGGCAAAGCAACCTGAAGCCCCGCCGCCCCCACCGCCCGCCTTCTCCTTCCAGGAATTCGTTTCCTCCATGCACAG CTCCCCTCTGGACATTAGGAAAAAGCTCTCAGGACCCCTACCTCCAAGGCTGGATGAGAGTTTGACTGAGCCAGGCACTTGGGAGGACTCAGGCACAAGCTGGCAGG GGACTCCAGGCCCCACTCCAGGCAGTGATGTGGACAGTGTGGGCGGTGGCAGTGAGTCTCGGTCCATGGACTCTCCTACTTCTAGCCCAG GCCCTGACACACGGCGGCTGGTAAAAGTTTCATCGATAGGCACCGAGTCCTCAGATGACTTTGAGGAGCGAGACCCTG ACCTAGGAGACGGGCTAGAGAATGGGCTGGGCAGCCCCTTCAGGAAGTGGACACTGTCCAGTGCAGCTCAGACACACCGGCTGCGGCGGCTGCGAGGCCCAGCCAAGTGCCGTGAGTGTGAAGCCTTCATGGTCAGCGGAACCGAGTGTGAGGAG TGCTTTCTGACCTGCCACAAGCGCTGCCTTGAGACTCTGCTGATCCTCTGCGGACACAAACGACTTCCCACACGGACACCCCTCTTTGGGGTTGACTTCCTGCAACTGCCCAGGGACTTCCCGGAAGAAGTTCCCTTTGTGGTCACCAGGTGCACAGCTGAGATAGAACACCGCGCCCTGGGTGTGCAG GGCATTTACCGGGTCAGTGGTTCCCGGGTTCGAGTGGAGCGGCTGTGCCAGGCTTTTGAGAATGGCCGTGCATTGGTGGAGTTGTCAGGAAACTCACCTCATGATGTCTCGAGTGTCCTCAAGCGATTTCTCCAGGAG CTCACCGACCCCGTGATACCCTTCCACCTCTACGACGCCTTCATCTCACTGGCTAAGACCTTGCATGCAGACCCTGGGGACAACCCTGggaaccccagccccagccctgaggTTATCTGCTCACTGAAGACCCTCTTGGTACAGCTGCCTGACTCTAACTACAACACTCTGCGCCATCTGGTGGCCCATCTGTTCAG GGTGGCTGCACGGTTTGAGGAAAACAAGATGTCTGCCAACAATTTGGGCATTGTATTTGGACCAACACTGTTGCGGCCACCAGATGGTCCATGGGCAGCTGGCTCCATTCCTGTCACCTGCCTGCTGGACTCAGGACACCAGGCCCAGCTTGTCGAGTTCCTCATTGTGCACTATGAGCAGATCTTTGGGATGGATGAGCTCCCCCTGGCCACTGAGCCTCTGTACCAAGATTCCAGCTCAGCTCCTGGACCCCTCACAACCAGCCCTGAGCTGCTACTGCCACACCTTGGCCCAGACCTCAAGTCCCCAGCCCTAGCCTTGGACCCTGACCCAGACCCCAATCTCCAGAGTGCCCTGGAGAAGCATCCCATCGCCATGCCCCCAGAG ATTCCAACTGTACAGAGTAACCAGAGAGAGGAAGAGCCCGAAGACACCAAAGATGATGGGGAAG CATCCAGTCAAGGCCCTGAGGACTTACTCCTGGGAACACAGTCTCGTGGCCACTTCAGTCGCCAGCCAGTGAAGTATCCCCGAGGGGGTGTGCGGCCTGTCACCCACCAGCTGTCCAGCTTGGCCCTGGTGGCTTCCAAGCTGTGTGAAGAGACCCCAGTCACATCAGTGCCCAGAGGAAGTTTGCGAGGGCGGGGACCTGGTGCTGCTGCCACCTCCCATGAGGGCAGCCCCCTGCGCCGTGCCCCACTGCCTAAGCATTTTGAGATCACCCAGGAGACAGCCCGGCTACTCTCTAAACTGGACAGTGAGGCTGTGCCCAGGGCCACCTGCTTCCCAGACCCCCAGCCTGAGGAAGCTGAGGAGCATCTCTGA